ggggctggggatatagcctagtggcaagagtgcctgcctcggatacatgaggccctaggttcgattccccagcaccacatatacagaaaacggccagaagcggcgctgtggctcaagtggcagagtgctagccttgagcaaaaagaagccagagacagggctcaggccctgagtccaagacccaggactggccaaaaaaaaaaaaaaaaaaaaaaaaaaaattgtatggggctggaaatgtggcttagtggtagagtgcttgcctagcatgcatgaagccctgggttcgattcctcagtaccacataaacagaaaaagccagaagtggtgctgtggctcaaatggtacagcactagccttgagcaaaagaaactcaggaacagtgcctaggacctgagttcaagctccaggactggtataaacaaacagaaaaggctggaagtggtgctgtggctcaagtggtagagtgctagccttgagcaaaaagaagccagggacagtgctcaggccttgagttccagcaaaggactggcaaagaaaaaaattatatgattTCTCACAAGTAGGCCTGTATGATAATGACTATTATTCAAGTTGTCATAGTTTGAATTCTTTCTTGTCATATCACTGCCTACATAATagctctgatttttgttttgaccAACAAAGTATGGTATATTTACTCTCTGGCCTTTTGTCGGAATAATGTGCCAGTCCTTGGTTTACAAGCAATATGTACTGAGTTACCGGTGCATTGCATAATTTCAAAGacgaaacagaaaaacaagaagcaagTTTAGTAATCATTTTTTATCTATGCTAAGAGCATAGATTTCTCACGCTCTCAAACGATGAGGTAAAATTTCACAGGCTGGGGAAATTTGACAAGTTAAAAACCAAAGCTTAGTCCTGTGTCTAAGTCTGATATTTACTGAATGTTTAGCTAGAGACCATGGGAGATGAGAAGTGGAGAAAAACCAGTCATTTACAGCCATTCAGGAGCTTCAATATTTATGCCTTAAAAAACATCTGAGATCAGAAATGGCTCCAACTTTTAGGGTGCATTTCCAAGTTCTGACCCTTACCTTTAGGCTGTTCTGCCGTTTGACCTTCCCTTTTGAGGTGTGAGAGCAGATCCACTTGCTGAGGCTGCTGATGGTGTAGCAGATGGTCTTGGGTGAAGGGATGATGTTGAAGGGCGGCGGGAGGGTGCACTTGTCATCAAAGtagctgagccacagctttgctcgGGCGAACTTCCACTCCTTGTCCTCGTGATTCTGTGAGAATAAGGGAAGAGCGGTACAAAACATGAGAACACATACACAGGCGGCGGGAGAAAGGGAGTTCAGGTTTAAAACCCTAAATGTTCTTTCTATATAgttgtagataaaaaaaaaaaaactggtccaATGTGAAATTACCATACAGTTTGAAATCCGTATTTAACGTTGAAGTGATGCTATTTCTTAGGTCTCCCCACCTTTACTCCATGTATTGGGCATGATCTGGAGAGCACATACAGCCTTACAGAAGGGACACTTACTGCTATCAACTGAAAGCTTTTGTGAAGCATGGCGACCAGCAGCTTGGTAAGAACGATGACCACCACAACATTGTAGGTGCCAACAATCACGGCTCCAACGAAGGACTGCAATTCTTCTCCATAGCTAAACCTTGTGACAAAGATCGCCACGTGTGCCAAGGAGAAAATATACCAGAACAGAGCAAAGCAAGTGCCAATGAACCTGGAAAGACAAGCATACTTCTGCTTAGAAGGAAATTATAGTGACAATTAGCAGACATGAATAATTCATTTCATCAAAATCATACAAGTGAAGCATTCATAATCCTTGCATAATACtttataaaaatacatgaaattagTTCCCATGACACAGATATGCCTTGTTTTGAATAAGGAAACAAACCCAAGAGGACATACATGCTTCCTGTGTGAGCACAGCAGCCTAGATGGTAGCTAGATTTTGTCATTCTTCTATTCAAAAACTTCAGTTGCTTTTCATCAGGACTGAACCCCAAATCCTTACCAAAGGCAGCAAGTTCCCATGATCCTGGTGAGCTGTCTACCCTCCTCTCCTACCTCTTTCCCTTCTGATTCACTGTGCGTCATTCCCAGGGGCTCTGGCTTTGCCTTGAACAGGCCAGTGAGGCTCTTGCTGCTGGATGGTGGATCTCATGGTTCCTTCTGCTTGTGATTACGCCTTCTCCAGTCCCTTCCGTCACCAGCTTTCCCTGAATCTTATCCAGCCGTAACCTCTCACACACAAGCTCCTCAGCACACGCTTGAGTTGTCCTTTGAGCGCTTACGTTAATATATATTTGACTGATCTTTTCACTACCTACGTCCCAACGTAAGCTCCATTAAGAATGTTCTGTTCACAACTACTTCAGTCAAGTTGGGACAAAGAATAGTGTGAAATGAACACATACTCATcaaatcttttttatttgatttttttttttgatgtcctggggcttgaactcggcctaagcactgtccctgagcttcttttgctcaaggctagcacttgggccacagtgccccttccagccttttctgtgtgtatatggtgctgaggaatcgaacccaagtcttcatgcatgctaggtgagtactctaccactaaaccacatttccagccctcaaatcttattttataagataacacacaaagaaaaaaaaatttttttttggttagtcatggggcttgaactcagcctgggcactgtccctgagttcttcagctcaaggctagtgctctaccatgttgagccacagcaccacttctggttttctgatggttaactggagttaagagtctcatggactttcctgcctggactgactctgaaccactatcctcagatctcagcctcctgagtagctaggattacaggcctgagccccccagcacctggcgcaaagaaaattttttaaagaaaagttgaaGCTCTTGTTTCTGTCATCACTAATTGATAGAGAACATGGCACAGAAATATACTTAgtggaaatattttgaaagacactCACGAATGGAAAGTATCATTGCTCTGCTGTTCACAAAAGATGCCCACACAGTCCTTCTGCTCTTTTGGAGTATAGCCTTTATCATAGAGTTGGGTCAGTCCAAttgtgaaggaaaacaaaacaagaaggaacATCCCAAGAAATTTTCCAAAATCTTGCAACATTTGTCCCATAGAAATCTGTGGAATGCATTACATAGGGTAGCTGATAGTCACATTATCAAAAACTTGACATTACATCCGAGATTACCCATCAGTAAGAGGAAGACAGACACATGCTCCACGGGCCATCTCCTTTATTCCACCTGGCTGAGGAACTTCAACACCTTGAGCACACGGGAAGCCAAGCTGCTTCACAGCAGAGCATTCTAGTGATGCCAGCACTGAGTGCCGGGGGCACAGCCCTTGAATCTGGACCATGCCTACGGGGACTGGGCTGCTGTGGAGGTCGAGGCAGAGACATACTTAAGTACAGATGtagatgtatgtgtatgcacttaCAAGGTGGTATCAGATGATCCAGGATAGCCTCAACctcgagatcctcctgcctcagcctcctgagagctgagACTACAGGCTAGTTCAATCATGTCTGCTTAATGCCGTGCTATTTGAATGATGCTTGAATAGTATGATTTTATTCTGCTGTGTGCCAGAAAATTCACACAACCATTTACAAACAGTGAGGAGTTACTAAGAAGATTGTATGTTTGATCTGTTAATATTATTTCTAGAGTCTTATCCGTAGAAAATAATCTATCAAAGCCAAATTGCAGTATCTCATATTTAGTATTATGCAGAAGGGCAAACACAACCTATATATGTATTTGGTGGGGAAAAGCTTGATATCATGAAAGGCCCATTATGCTGTAAAAGGTGCTGACAACAGGGAACAGTAATGATCGCAACTTCTAGTCATTCTCTTTCCAACCTCCCAGAATAAAGCCACAGTTACCTGTCTGAAAGGTCTATCTTTTCAAACAACAGGCACTCAAAATTCAGGTCAACACACTTAATGAGCATATCTGCAAAAAATCCGCAATAAAATGCCATCAAGCCAAATTCATTATCACATTAAGAAGATGAGCCAGTGCCCAGGCATGGTTGCATAGGCCTGTAATTCCAGGTACTTGGAAggaagagattgggaggatcatgatttgaggccaatccaggcaaaaagtgTAGTGAGGGAGGAGGCTAATGGACCACAATGGACTACAGTCGGGTTtcctcaaagccaggcattattgttattattattattattagaagcAAAGCAGATGAACAGGCTCAttattttgctcattattttccaAAGCAACGTTTCGCTTTCACATCATGACAGACCAGAGTTTCGGTGGATACATAGAGAGATGTGATAGTAATGGCACACAACAACAAACGATCTTTAAGAAAGTGGTAGGTGTTTACCTGTAATGGGCCCAGGACAGAGCTGGTGGTATACATAAAAAAGAGGCGGAGGTAACTCAGCACGTTCGCGAAGGCAAACAGCCCTTCTGCCACCAGGGTTGGATGGAAGGCATCCCAGTCCTTGCGATCCGCAGAGTCATGGAACTGCAATCAGGAAGAAAAACCAAATGGCGTGCTCACGTGTAGGACCACACAAAGAAATCTCCCCAGCTCTCAGACAGAAAGCTGCCTTTCACTGTGCCTGCTTGTGGAGGATCACCACGCATGCTTCATAGAGCTTCCCTCGCCTAACGGATCGCTGTTTCTGGCAACTGTCTGTTGCCAGTTAGCCAGCTCATGCATGAAATAAACCTAGTCCTTTGAACCAGGATTTTAGAACCATCTGCAGaagtttggttttcctttttcaaatgcacacatgggcacacacacacacacacacacacacacacacacacacacacggagtgcaTCAGTGTTTCCGGACAAAGAGAATCTATACATGTCAACTGCTTACATCAGTTGGTTACAAAGTATACTTGCCGTCTGTCTTGAAATAATTAATGGTATACTTTTGCTTTCAAATGTCCTATATTAGATAGCAACAAATCATAAGACTATAGAATTCAGTCTTAAGAAGCAATatcagtatgaaactgtaatccctctgtacatcactttgacaatacataagtaattattcaggaaaaaaaaagaagcagtaccagtgggctgggaatatggcctagtggcaagagtccttgcctcacatacgtgaagccctgggttcgattcctcagcaccacatatatagaaaaagccagaagtggctctgtggctcaagtggcagagtgctagccttgagcaagaagaagccagggacagtgctcaggccctgagtccaagccccaggactggcaaaaaaaaaaaaaagataatagtcATGACTTAGAATATgcaaaatacaggggctggggatatagcctagtggcaagagtgcctgcctcggatacacgaggccctaggttcgattccccagcaccacatatacagaaaaacggccagaagcggcgctgtggctcaagtgacggagtgctagccttgagcgggaagaagccagggacagtgctcaggccctgagtccaaggcccaggactggccaaaaaaaaaaaaaaaagaatatgcaaaaTACTATACAACAGATTCCATTGATATAAACTTTTTCAGATTAATATAAAGGTACCTAACATTAATCATTTTAAGTATACACAGGTGAATGACTGAATAAACCTACCTCAGATATAAGATATTGGCATTTACTAGAAAGAAAATGTCTAGACAGATCTTGATTTACATCCAGGCTTAGATTTTTGTTTGAttaatctgttttttgtttttgttttttgttgttattttactcGGTAGACCAAGACATGTTATTTAATATCTCTGAGTTTCATTTTCCTTACTTGAAAAATGAGGATAAGGATTCTGTCTTTAAGAATCTctctaaagattaaaaaaaattacaggatcTCAAATATTAACTGTAGTACCTACTATCATAGAGTAGCTACCCATCAGTCAAAGGAAAACACTTTTAAATTAGTGAAAGTAATTCATATATTCACAGATGGTTTTTAAGTGAAAACATACCAGACACAGACCTATGTCCAAATAGCTGAATACCTtaggttattttaaaataaacttataCTAACAAAGTAAATAGTCACCTTGTTGTGAGCAACCACCTTGAGAGCGAAGGTTGCCAAATAGAGGGAATTCATGACAAAGCTCAGCTGATTCCGAGATTCTTCTAGAAAGTCTTCCAACCCTTCATACCAAAGTCTTTTAATGTCTGACCAAATCAtccctgaaaaagaaagaaaactcacatAGCAGTTTCTTAATTTAATAATAAGCTAAATATTACTTTAAGATTCAGTATTAAGTTAATAATCCTTGGGCTTGACatgcctttatttaaaaaaaaaaaagaaaagaaaaagaaaaagaaagagaaagagaaagagaaagagagctgggaatatggcctagtggcaagagtgctcgcctcgtatacatgaagccctgggtttgattccccagcaccacatatacagaaaatggccagaagtggcgatgtggctcaagtggcagagtgctagccttgagcaaaaagaagccagggacagtgctcaggccctgagtccaaggcccaggactggcaaaagaaagaaagaaagaaagaaaagaaagaaaagaaagagcagaaaagaacTTTCtaaatgcaaagctcctcaacttTGACCCCAGCACCAGTgacccacacctgtcatcctagctacacaggaggctgagatctgaggatcacggcttaaagccagcctaagcaggaaaggctatgagacccttatctccagttaacaaccaaaaagccagaagtggagccgtgactcaagcagtaggctgctagccttgagcacaaaagctcaggacagtgcccaggtcctgagttcaagccccaggacacccccCGCCCACTattaaaatttgagagaaaataacTCAAGGCTTCACGTTTGCCAGAGAAGAATGTTAAATGATGTGAGACAAGCTAAGAAAATAAGTAAACTgacactcaacacacacacacacacacacacacacacacacacacacacacttcactgtTTGCACTCATTATTTTAGTGATCGTATCTAGTCTACTGgcttttaaatttgaaatttattattttatatttggcAAGATTGTACGTTTGTAGACTTAAACTCAACTcatatttacaaaataatttatatcTATGAGCCTCTCTCCTGAACTCATATAGGTAATTCACTGCTTCTCAACTCCATTGGAGATATGTCCAAACTGAACTTCCTATCTCTGCCCCAAATTGCAGATTTCCCATCTCCAATCAGGGCAACTCCAGCTTCTAGCTGCCTAATTCAATGTCCTTGAAACGTCCTTGACTCCTATATTTCTTGTAAAAGTTAATCTTGCTGGCATTACTTCCAAATATGTTTTGATCTAGTCCTTCTCACAGCCACTTCAATTTTCAGCTACCACTATTGCCTGCCTAGACAGCTACCTACCTGGTCTTTAGCTCCTATCCTTTTCTCCCTAAAATCTATTTTCAATACAGTTACCAGAATGGTTCTCTTGAAATTCAAGTGTCTACTGTTTAATTGACAACCTTCCACTCTGAGTGAGCAATTCAAGAATAAGAATCTTGCTTTTATTGTCAGATATTCTATACATGTCCCGAATACTCAGAATACTCATAAAGTGAAACGTCAAGTTCAGGAACATTTGTCCTTGTAAAAGTGTTAGTTAAATGTGCAGTCACTCTAAAATTGTTTAAATTCTTGGTATGCAAACTGTGAAACTGCAAATTGAACTTGATGCTCACAATGCCATCAAGCCAGGGGGGAAATAACAGGCTACGCAAAGGCCAAGTCCAGGTACCTTGATACTTACCAATAATCCACAGGATAAGAAGGTAGTCTATTCTTTCCAGGGCTGGCCCCATTGTGTTTTTCTTATCCTCATTGTAGACAAGAGAGTACAGATTTAGTAACAGCAGGAATGTGAAGTATGAGGCTCCATGAATAATAAATTTCATAAAGGGAGTGTGAATAATTCTTCCAAATTGAGATTTGGGAGCTATCAAATAGCACAGTGATAAAACTGGCCAAAAGATGCCAACCATCAAGACAGTCATTATCTTCTTACAGGTGGGCTTACGGCGATAACCCGACATCTGCCCAAACCAAACTGTGTTCAGGAACTGCTGGCAGTTAGACTGGGAGACAAACTGCAAAGGACATACACAGacatcaaaatgaagaaatagggctgggtaccagtggctcatgagtgtaattctagctactcagtgtgctgagagctgaggatcatggtttgaagtcagcccaggcaagaaaatccatgagactctcatctcccaattaatcacccaaaatcgaaagtggatgggctgggaatatagcctagtggtaaagtgcacacctcacctcgtatacatgaagccttgggtttgactccttagcaccacatatctagaaaaaagctggaagtggtgctgtggctcaagaggtagagtgctagccttgagcaaaaagaagccagggaatgtgctcaggccctgagtccacgtcccaggactggcaacaaaaacaaaacaaataaacaaaatcgaaagtggagctatggctcaagtggtagggagctaaccttgagcaaataaagctcagggacaatgtccaggccttgagttcaagccccaggactggctagatggatagacagatggatagaatCTTTAAATAGTAGTTGACTAATTATTCAAGGTTTTAATAATAGTTTAGAAGAATCTATCCAGTGAATCAgttggttggttgggttttttttttttttttgcttttttcttacaACTAATAAGATAGTGAAGAGGTTAACAGCATAAATTCTGGAGTTAGATTGCCTGGACATGAACTGAGACTCTGCTGCAGAGCTGCAGCAAGTTTCAAACCTCTCTAAGCCTCAATCTCTAATGATTCCATAAAACATCCGCAGAGCTGTTCTAAAGATTCAGTGTGAAGATCTCAGAACAATGCCTTGCTTGTAGCACTTACTATGCAAACATTAACTATTATTATTACCTTATAAGACTTCTCCAATAGTATCAGCCTACAAACTCATAATACTATTTCTAGTATAGAGAAGTTACTGATTTTAGTAGCAAGAGGCCAAGTTGTAAAGATAACAAAatagtctaggggctgggaatatggcctagtggcaagagtgcttgccttgtatacatgaagccctgggttcaattccccagcaccacatatatagaaaatggccagaagtggcgttgtggctcaagtggcagagtgctagccttgagcaaaaagaagccagggacagtgctcaggccctgagtccaagccccaggactggcaaaacaaaacaaaacaacaacaacaaaaaagtctacATATTATTCCATCAAAAGCACTTAGAATGTCTTAAAATACATTAAAGATTATCTacggtggtttttgtttttttggtcctgaggtttgaactctgtctgggcgctgtccctgagcttttttgttcaaggctagctctctaccactctgagccacagctccacttctggattttaggtGGTTAAGAGTCGtaaagactttcctacctgggctggcttccaactgtgatcctcagatgacagtctcctgagtagctgggattgcaggcgtgagccactggcacccagcttaaagataCTCTTAAACATGCTTAAAAGTGAATTTCACATGAGAAGGGAAGTTATTCCCAAATAAGAGGAAAATTTGAGTCAATTTCAGACATTACTATGCCATGCATCCACATAGCATAAGAGGGAATGCAATGGGGAAAATGCCATTGTGAGAGTCAAATGTTCAATCAAGATAAGAACAAATTCTTCTTTTGGCACCAAAGGTCCTGAACCGAACCTTCTATCATTATTTATATTAGGatcccttttaaaaatataaatttggtAAGCAAATCTGATTCTAACATgttttaataatgaaaataataagagTTAGAAGCAATTCTTAAAATATACAATTTGCCAGCATCCCATATTATCAACTAGGCATCATTGTCCATGACTAAATGTCATTGTTTagtgaaatataaaatgtatacctacctttttcatatgtatatatgtacacatgtgtgcccgtgtgtgtatgtgcgtgcgtatgtgtgtgtatagcagaAACTGGCATTTTTGCCTAATGGCAAGGGGTAATGCCAGAGAATTAGATTCAACTTTGTGATATCATGAGTCTCTTCGTCTGAGTTCACAATGAATTTGAATAAGAAGAATAATGAAatacaatatttatatttttaagtaaattagTATTTTCAAACAGAAAGCACTATTAGTATACAAAGGGTGATTTATAAatgaacccaataacagatgaagaATAAGATAGAAACAGGTAATACTTATCTATGTAGTTACTATTTAGCAAGGtccatattatttcattttaacagtaattattaaatattatataacagCAACTGACACATATGGAGTGCTTAAGTTAAGCAATGTGGACTCAAACATTCCTCTTATTCACTCTTTGTGTTTACTATGTGCTTGCATTAAGCAAGTACTCAATAAATGGTAATATTCAGtgtcttatatttaaaaaaattttttttgagagctgggaatatggcttagtggtagagtgctcgcctcacatacatgaagccctgggttcgattcctcagcaccacatacatagaaaaagctagaagtggcgctgaggctcaagtggtagagtgctagctagccttgagcagaaaaagccaaggacagtgctcacaccctgagttcaaggcccaggactgacaataaaaaaaaaatttttgagacaagatctggCCTGGTCTGGCCTGGTTGCAAggattctcctttcttttcctctcaagggCTGGGATTTCAGTTGTGCACCACCACATTTGGCTTAAATATACATTAATTCTTAAAACTAAAACTCAGACTCGAAAAGTTCCACAAGGAGACAGAATTTTTATGAAGCAGAAGTAGATTCTCAATCCAGACATATTCCAAAACCTTTGAGACACTAGACATTGGTGAAGTAACAAACTTTAATACAAAACTTCCTACCTCCTTTTGGTTATATTTGATAGCCAGTTTTAGACGGCTtaaattcattctttcttctagCAGGCCCCGTTTATCAAGAGGTTCATCACTAGATGTGTGGTTTAGGATGACTTCCAATTCACGAGAATTCCGGGCTTGTGCAAGCAAATCTTTAGCAAACATTTTGCACTGTCGGGCTAGTTCCTCATAATCATTCCTGCAAAATGCGGTGGTCTGTTAGAATGGTCGCATCTGTCTTCTAATGAAGTTATTGTGTTATAATTTTTTTAGGAACTTCATTTATAAAGGCATTCTACTGTATATGGTAAATCTCAAAAGTATGAGATTAGAATTCTTCCTATTTAAACAATAGACTCATGTGCTAATGAAGTTAGAGGGTAGAAAAAAGTTACATTTTAACCATGACTTCTGGAGAGCATAAAAGTACATACTACTGTCAtatcaagatgaaataaaattcagTCTCCAGAAACCCCACCAGAGAGACCAGCTAGGAACCTTATTGCTTTCTTCTTCGGAGGGCTCCAGGGATGCTCTCCCATAAGGACTATCTCAGCTTACCAAGAGCATGACCGTGGTTATGAAAGGGCAGGGAGCAGAGGGGGAGGAGCAAACAGTACCCGGATCTGTTCCTTTGGGGAAAATGCCAAGGCAGTGGCACCAAGTGGTCGTCATCTATTCGACGTAAATAAATGTAAGCTATAATTCTGCTCATGAAGAAACGCaatggggaaaaattaaaacaaaagacctTATAGGATTTCCAGTTTCCATTCGTTCATACCTGAATTCCACCTCCACAAGACTGAGTTCCTTCAAGTCAGCACTCAGCTCAAATGCTCTCAGAATGGGGTCTTCTTCTGTTAGCATTATCAGAGCTGGACTGGCCAAACATCTGTATATATCGAGACGAAACCTATGATACAATCAGATTATGTAAGAAAATCTTATACACGCATAGTTAGAGGTTTAACCTAAAATGTTTATAATCGCATAacatattataaaattaaaaggaaataccAATGAGAATAAATATAAGAAGTTATTATAAGATGACGTCTATAAAAGGAGCAATATTTTAAATAACCTGTCTGAAAggagaaatatttaaaacaaataatctGACATGCAAATATTGGATCTGCATctataactttaaaaatttttaatgttattataaaggtgatgtacagagggctacagttaggtaagtcaggtaaagagtacatctgttactttaaaaaattgttttattgtctTTCTTCATCGACTCACAATTCCTCGGCTGGATGTGGTAGCCTACGCCTATAACTTCAacactcaggaagccgagagaAGAGGACCATTAATTCCAGCACAACCTGGGGCGacgtagtaaaagaaaaaagaaaaagaaaaagaaaaagaagccaggcgtcggcggctcacacctgtgatcctcgctactcaggagctgagatctgaagatcatggtccaaccgaggcccaggcagacaaaacttgagaaactcttatctccaattaagcactagaagccagaagtggaggtatggctcaagtggtagagaccagcCTTCAATGAGATATATGCTAAgggagcatgaggtcctgagttcaagccctcgtaca
Above is a genomic segment from Perognathus longimembris pacificus isolate PPM17 chromosome 26, ASM2315922v1, whole genome shotgun sequence containing:
- the Trpc1 gene encoding short transient receptor potential channel 1 isoform X2, encoding MMAALYPSTDLPGVPSSSPPPSPSASPHEVMALKDVREVKEENTLNEKLFLLACDKGDYYMVKKILEENSSGDLNINCVDVLGRNAVTITIENENLDILQLLLDYGCQKLMERIQNPEYSTTMDVAPVILAAHRNNYEILTMLLKQDVSLPKPHAVGCECTLCSAKNKKDSLRHSRFRLDIYRCLASPALIMLTEEDPILRAFELSADLKELSLVEVEFRNDYEELARQCKMFAKDLLAQARNSRELEVILNHTSSDEPLDKRGLLEERMNLSRLKLAIKYNQKEFVSQSNCQQFLNTVWFGQMSGYRRKPTCKKIMTVLMVGIFWPVLSLCYLIAPKSQFGRIIHTPFMKFIIHGASYFTFLLLLNLYSLVYNEDKKNTMGPALERIDYLLILWIIGMIWSDIKRLWYEGLEDFLEESRNQLSFVMNSLYLATFALKVVAHNKFHDSADRKDWDAFHPTLVAEGLFAFANVLSYLRLFFMYTTSSVLGPLQISMGQMLQDFGKFLGMFLLVLFSFTIGLTQLYDKGYTPKEQKDCVGIFCEQQSNDTFHSFIGTCFALFWYIFSLAHVAIFVTRFSYGEELQSFVGAVIVGTYNVVVVIVLTKLLVAMLHKSFQLIANHEDKEWKFARAKLWLSYFDDKCTLPPPFNIIPSPKTICYTISSLSKWICSHTSKGKVKRQNSLKEWRNLKQKRDENYQKVMCCLVHRYLTSMRQRMQSTDQATVENLNELRQDLSKFRNEIRDLLGFRTSKYAMFYPRN
- the Trpc1 gene encoding short transient receptor potential channel 1 isoform X1; the protein is MMAALYPSTDLPGVPSSSPPPSPSASPHEVMALKDVREVKEENTLNEKLFLLACDKGDYYMVKKILEENSSGDLNINCVDVLGRNAVTITIENENLDILQLLLDYGCQSADALLVAIDSEVVGAVDILLSHRSKPSSRPTIVKLMERIQNPEYSTTMDVAPVILAAHRNNYEILTMLLKQDVSLPKPHAVGCECTLCSAKNKKDSLRHSRFRLDIYRCLASPALIMLTEEDPILRAFELSADLKELSLVEVEFRNDYEELARQCKMFAKDLLAQARNSRELEVILNHTSSDEPLDKRGLLEERMNLSRLKLAIKYNQKEFVSQSNCQQFLNTVWFGQMSGYRRKPTCKKIMTVLMVGIFWPVLSLCYLIAPKSQFGRIIHTPFMKFIIHGASYFTFLLLLNLYSLVYNEDKKNTMGPALERIDYLLILWIIGMIWSDIKRLWYEGLEDFLEESRNQLSFVMNSLYLATFALKVVAHNKFHDSADRKDWDAFHPTLVAEGLFAFANVLSYLRLFFMYTTSSVLGPLQISMGQMLQDFGKFLGMFLLVLFSFTIGLTQLYDKGYTPKEQKDCVGIFCEQQSNDTFHSFIGTCFALFWYIFSLAHVAIFVTRFSYGEELQSFVGAVIVGTYNVVVVIVLTKLLVAMLHKSFQLIANHEDKEWKFARAKLWLSYFDDKCTLPPPFNIIPSPKTICYTISSLSKWICSHTSKGKVKRQNSLKEWRNLKQKRDENYQKVMCCLVHRYLTSMRQRMQSTDQATVENLNELRQDLSKFRNEIRDLLGFRTSKYAMFYPRN
- the Trpc1 gene encoding short transient receptor potential channel 1 isoform X3, producing the protein MERIQNPEYSTTMDVAPVILAAHRNNYEILTMLLKQDVSLPKPHAVGCECTLCSAKNKKDSLRHSRFRLDIYRCLASPALIMLTEEDPILRAFELSADLKELSLVEVEFRNDYEELARQCKMFAKDLLAQARNSRELEVILNHTSSDEPLDKRGLLEERMNLSRLKLAIKYNQKEFVSQSNCQQFLNTVWFGQMSGYRRKPTCKKIMTVLMVGIFWPVLSLCYLIAPKSQFGRIIHTPFMKFIIHGASYFTFLLLLNLYSLVYNEDKKNTMGPALERIDYLLILWIIGMIWSDIKRLWYEGLEDFLEESRNQLSFVMNSLYLATFALKVVAHNKFHDSADRKDWDAFHPTLVAEGLFAFANVLSYLRLFFMYTTSSVLGPLQISMGQMLQDFGKFLGMFLLVLFSFTIGLTQLYDKGYTPKEQKDCVGIFCEQQSNDTFHSFIGTCFALFWYIFSLAHVAIFVTRFSYGEELQSFVGAVIVGTYNVVVVIVLTKLLVAMLHKSFQLIANHEDKEWKFARAKLWLSYFDDKCTLPPPFNIIPSPKTICYTISSLSKWICSHTSKGKVKRQNSLKEWRNLKQKRDENYQKVMCCLVHRYLTSMRQRMQSTDQATVENLNELRQDLSKFRNEIRDLLGFRTSKYAMFYPRN